The region CTCGACGAGACTGCGTTCCAGGAAGCCCGCAACACGCTTGCGACGGATCTCGTATTCGAGGGCGAGCTGGCGCAGGCGCGCCTGCTTCGCCAGATGCACTACGGCACCGGATTCGACAAGCAGGTGCTTGCGGTGGAGAGTGAGCGGCGCAAGGCGCGCTCGAAGTCCTACCGGGCCGAGCTCGATCTGCGCCTCGATATCCTGGCGCACTCGCTCCTCGATGTGCGGCGCTGCCGCAAACTCGTCGAAGAGGGCGGCGACAAGACATGGGCGGAGCGCTGTGGGAGCGATCGCTACCAGCAGGTGGTGCAGGGGCTCTCGGAGGATACGCTCGAAGAACTCGATGAGCGCATGGCCGAGCAGCGAGAGAGCCTGAGCCATGAGTATGAGCTTTCCAATCTCGCGCGCGTTCGCGACTTCCGCGTTCTGGTGGCGCTTCGCTACACGCGCCTGCTGGCGCGCTACCTGGGCGTGGACAGCGATCTCGAAGAGGTGCTTTCGTTCCCGCTCGGAACCAACGTGCTGCCCATTGTGGAGCTGGCACGCGCCTACCAGAGCGCGGGCACCGGCAAGTGGTTTGGTGTCGATGCCGGGCACCCGACCGGCCGGCCGGCACTCATCAAGGAAATCCGCCTGAGCAGCGGCGAGAGTATCTACCGCCGGGAAATGAACGAGCAGCGCGCCGTCGATGAAGAGCTCAGCGCTTCGTGGCGGGAGATCCTTCGCACCGTGGTGCGTTACGGAACCGGGCGACGCATCGACCGCGAACTCCTGCTGCGCACCTCCGATCCCGATCGGGCGGCATCCATCGCGCGGCGTGAGATTCGCATTCCGGCCTTTGGAAAGACCGGCACGGCCCAGCGCTACATGAATGCGACCTTCGCCGGGTTGCTTCCCTATTTCGGGCGCGAGCAGCAGACCGACGAGGGCGCGCTGCTCGACGGCGCGCAGTCCTTCTCCATCGTCTCCTACGTTGGCTACGATGACAACGAGCCCATGCGCTCTCCTGCGGGGCAGGCCATTGCCGGCGCGACCGGCGCGCTGCCCGCCTGGCTGGAGACGGCCGAGGCCATTGTGCTCTCGCGCGGTTATGACTTCTACATCGACCCCTTTGACCTGCGCTACATTCGCACGCACAGGATTGACCGCAAGATCCCCGACGGCGCGCAGGCCGTTGCCGTGGAGGAGCGCTCGGGCCTGCCGAGCATTCCCATCGAGACCGGCGATGTCGATAGCTTCGAAGCCAGCAACCGTCCCTACCTGCTCGCCCCGGGTCGGGCAGGGGATTTGAGCTTCCAGCCCGAGCGAATCGTGCGCCCCTTCGATTTCTCACCCATCGAGGATGCGCAGCGCGCGGGGATGTCCAAGAATTGACTCCCGACAAGCGGGGCTTGTATTGTCGCGACTCCCGAAAAGCAGTTCTTCGGAACGGAGGAAATCAGATGCGAAAGTATTGGAGTTTGGCGCTCGTTGCCGTTCTCGCCCTTTCGGCCTGTGAGGGCCCGCGTGTCGACAAGCTCGAAGAGCGGGTCGCCAGCCTGGAAAACGACGTGACCGAGCTCAAACAGAAGCTCGAACAGCAGCCCGCCGGTACGGCAGGGACTCTCGATCAGGACCAGCGCCTCAAGGCGATGGAGACCCTCAAGGGTCTTGCCGAGAAGATGGAAGAGCAGACCTTCGAGGCGCGCGAGGGGCTCAAGCCCGGAACCGGCTCGGTCGAGGTGCTCGTCGTCCCGCGTGAGGACACCAATGAGTCCCGCCAGAATTTCCTGGTGGCGCTCAAGGATCCGCATGCCGATGGCGTGATGGTGCAGGCGGGCGTGGACGTGATGCTCGGCGACAAGAGCTACGGCAAGACCCCGGCCAAGGGGCCGCTGCTCATTCCCGAGCTTCCCGCCGGAGAGTACGAACTCAAGCTCAGCGCCGAAGGATTCAACGAGCGCGTCTATCCCTTCGAGGTGCGTGAGGGATACGTCAAGAAGATCGTAACCTTCCTGCTTGCACCCGGTGAGCTCCACGAGGCGCGCCAGGGGCTGCAGAACCTGATCAATCAGGTCTCCGGCCAGCAGCAGCAAGAGGGCAGCACAGCCCAGTAGATCTCGCAACGATAACAGTGCAAAAAGGCAGGCCCATAGGGCCTGCCTTTTTCTTTAGAACTGCACCTTCACGCCGTTGGTGAGGGTGTGGTCGATTTTCTTGACGAAGATCGGTGGTTCCGAGTCGAGCTCAAGATTGTAGGCGACGAAGAACTTGAGCCGGTCCTTGATAACAATGAAATCCAGCTCGTTCTGGGAATACAGGTGAAAGTCGTCGATGGGATGGTCGAAACGCGGCTGGTAGTAGGCCACGGCGCCGAAGATGACCACGTCGGTGAACTCGTAGTTGATGGAGAGATAACTCCCCAGGCGGTGGTGGCGGGTGCGCTCGCTGGGCACCGGGGGCCCAAAGGGCGGGCTGTCCTCGGCGGCGACGCGCTCGTATTCAAAGAGATAGCCCGCGCCGAGATACGCAGAGAATCGTTTCTCCTTGCTCTCAAAGAGGCGCGCGCGGAGTCCCGCGCCGCTCAGATAGCGCAAGCTCAGGCGCGCGAATTTGTCGAAGGCCACCTGCTGGAGCAGCTCGCCCCAGAGCCAATCGCGCAGTTCATAGTTGTAGCGAATGTGCCCGAGGGCCTCGGAGGTGACGAGCTTCTTGTTGGCCTTTTCCCAGTCGCCGCCGCCGGAGAGGAAAATGAGGTGCTTGCCGCTGAGATACCCCAGCAGTCCGCCACCGGCGAATTCGAACTTGTCAGTGTTGCCTTCCTTGAGACTGAAAGAGACCTTGGCTTCACCGAAGAAGCCGTCCTTGATCTTGGCGCGCAGCTTTTCGATGTTCGCCACGCGCCCGGCATGGGCGGGAACCGCCGCGAGTGCGAGAAAAAGACAGGTGAAGAGCTGGATGAAAAGGCGGCGCTGCACTGCGGACTCCCGAATTCCCCCGGCGCGCGAGTGTAACATCGCAGGGTCTCATGGCTAGTCCCCGCTCTGGGCAGCCCGCAGCTCTTCGAGAAACACGCGCTCTTCTTCGAGGGCCTCGTCCCCCAGCTCTTCGAGCGCGCCGCGGATGCGCTCGGTGAGCGTGCCCAGCGAGTGCTCTGCGCGTTCCAGGCGCCGCCGATACTGCTCCATGCCACCGCTCAGCACCAGGCGCACGGCCTGCCCGATGCGCGCGCCCCGCCATGGTTCGACGGGGATGCCGCTTTCTTCCTCAAATGTGAGGATCTTTCGCTGCAGCAACTCGGCGCGGCGCTCGGCGAGCCTGGTATCGAGGCTCACGCTGCGTCGCTGCAGCGCCTGTCCCTCTTCAAAGCCGCGGTGAAATTCCTCGCGCAGGCGTTCCTGATGGGGGGACTCTTCGATCGCGCGGCGGAGCAGGGCGGCCAGAAAGGGACGCTCGACGGGTTTGCTCTCAAGCTGGGGTGCCTCGCGCGTGGAAATGAGACGCTCGCCCCTTGGGAGTAACAGCCCCCAGCCCGGCGGCACTTCGCTCTCACGAAGTATCTTTGAAGACGAGGCGACGAGCCACCATCGGTCGCAGTAGTCGGAAAAATCCCGCGACTTCTGGGGCATGCGCACCTCACGCAGCCAGTCGGCGCGGCTGGCCTTGATCTCAAAGCCGTGGATTTCCACGCCCGCGCGCGAATCGGTGCTCACTGCAATGGCGTCGGCCCGGCGGGTTGCAAGCCTTGGATCGTTGCGCACTTCGAAGAGCACGAGCCATTGCGGCGCCGGATAGCGCCTGCGAATGAGCTCCTGCAACGCGCGTGCGTCGATGCGTTTTTCCCCCACGATGAATTCTCCACGCTGACACTCTCACCTGGGAGAGAAGCCTCGCACGGGAGTGTGACAGGGGAGGTCACATGTCGATGAGAATTCCGGGACTGAGTGTGCCCTTGGGGTCGAGCTCACGCTTGGCGCCACGAAGGGCGGCGGCGAAGAGGTCCGGGCGCTGCCGGTCATACCAGGGCCGGTGGTCGCGTCCCACTGCGTGGTGATGGGTAATTGTTCCGCCCAGACGAATGATCGCCTCGGATGCAGCGGCCTTGATCTCGTCCCATTGCTGGAGGCGACCGCTCTCTTTTCCCGCGGCGAGCACGGTGTAATAGGGGGCCACACCGTCAGGATAGACGTGGGTGAAACGGCAGGAGACGATGCCCGCGCCGCTCACCTCATGGATCGCAGAGCGCACTGCGTCCTGCACGCCCTCGTGGAATTCCTCGAAACGATCCCACGTAATCGCGGTCTCGAAGGTCTCGATAATGAGCCCCATGCGCGTGAGCGCGTCGCGCAGATAGGGGCCTTCGAGAAAGGTCCGGCGCCAGGCACCGGCCGCACCGCCGCGCTCTCCGGTTCCCCCTTCGCGCACCTTGTCCGAGCCCTCGGAATATTTGCCGCCGTGGACGGTGCAGATGTCCAGCGCCCTGCGCATGGCCTCGCGCGGGGGATGGTCGGCCGATTCGAAGGCGACCAGCAGCACGCTTTTCTTGTCGAATCCCACGCCGGATACGAGGGCTTCTTCGGGGTTGAGCAAACGGCAGTTGGAGGGATAGAGCCCCGACTGGCCGAGCTCGCGTACGGCATTTGCGGCTTCGTTGAAGTGCTCGAATTTCACCGAGCAGCTTGCCCGGAAGGTGGGCGGGCGCTGCACGCGCATCCAGGCCTCGGTGATGATGCCGAGGGCGCCTTCGCTGCCGGCGAAGAGCCGGTCGGGGCTGGGGCCCGCGCCGGAGCCCGGCAGGCGCCGCGTCTCAAGCGTGCCGCGCGGGGTGACGACGCGCACCGACTCGAGAAAGTCCTCGATGTGGGTCTGGTTGGTGGCAAAGTGGCCACCGGCGCGCGTGGCGATCCAGCCGCCGAGCGTCGAGAATTCAAAGGACTGGGGAAAGTGCCGCAGGGTGAAGTCGTGGGCGGCGAGCTGCTCTTCGAGAGCCGGCCCGTAGGCGCCGGCCTGAATGCGGGCAGCGCGCGAGAGGGGATCGACTTCGAGCAACTGCCCAAGGTTGCGCAGGTCGATGGTGACCACGGCGCGCTCGCCTCGCGGCGGGGGCTCGACGCCGCCCGTTACAGAGGACCCGCCCCCAAAGGGAATGGCGGCGTGACCGGCAGAATCGCACCAGTCGAGCACCGCGACGAGTTCTTCCTCGCTTCGGGGCAGGGCAACGGCGTCGGGGGGATTCGGGTATTGGCGTGAGAGCGCCCGCACGACGTCCCGAAAGGACTTGCCGTAGCTGTGAGCCGCGCGCTCGCGCGTGTCGGTGCTGACGATATCGGCAAGTTTGCCGGGGATCTGCGTGCGCGAGGCGGGCAGCTCGATCTCGGCAAGGCTTGGCGGCGCCGATTCGTGCAGCTCGACCTTGCCGAGCTGCATCTGG is a window of Chrysiogenia bacterium DNA encoding:
- a CDS encoding MmcB family DNA repair protein; the encoded protein is MGEKRIDARALQELIRRRYPAPQWLVLFEVRNDPRLATRRADAIAVSTDSRAGVEIHGFEIKASRADWLREVRMPQKSRDFSDYCDRWWLVASSSKILRESEVPPGWGLLLPRGERLISTREAPQLESKPVERPFLAALLRRAIEESPHQERLREEFHRGFEEGQALQRRSVSLDTRLAERRAELLQRKILTFEEESGIPVEPWRGARIGQAVRLVLSGGMEQYRRRLERAEHSLGTLTERIRGALEELGDEALEEERVFLEELRAAQSGD
- a CDS encoding DUF481 domain-containing protein: MQRRLFIQLFTCLFLALAAVPAHAGRVANIEKLRAKIKDGFFGEAKVSFSLKEGNTDKFEFAGGGLLGYLSGKHLIFLSGGGDWEKANKKLVTSEALGHIRYNYELRDWLWGELLQQVAFDKFARLSLRYLSGAGLRARLFESKEKRFSAYLGAGYLFEYERVAAEDSPPFGPPVPSERTRHHRLGSYLSINYEFTDVVIFGAVAYYQPRFDHPIDDFHLYSQNELDFIVIKDRLKFFVAYNLELDSEPPIFVKKIDHTLTNGVKVQF
- a CDS encoding FAD-binding oxidoreductase → MSAKQRSFWGWGYEEDAIDETRRKNLRAMIQMQLGKVELHESAPPSLAEIELPASRTQIPGKLADIVSTDTRERAAHSYGKSFRDVVRALSRQYPNPPDAVALPRSEEELVAVLDWCDSAGHAAIPFGGGSSVTGGVEPPPRGERAVVTIDLRNLGQLLEVDPLSRAARIQAGAYGPALEEQLAAHDFTLRHFPQSFEFSTLGGWIATRAGGHFATNQTHIEDFLESVRVVTPRGTLETRRLPGSGAGPSPDRLFAGSEGALGIITEAWMRVQRPPTFRASCSVKFEHFNEAANAVRELGQSGLYPSNCRLLNPEEALVSGVGFDKKSVLLVAFESADHPPREAMRRALDICTVHGGKYSEGSDKVREGGTGERGGAAGAWRRTFLEGPYLRDALTRMGLIIETFETAITWDRFEEFHEGVQDAVRSAIHEVSGAGIVSCRFTHVYPDGVAPYYTVLAAGKESGRLQQWDEIKAAASEAIIRLGGTITHHHAVGRDHRPWYDRQRPDLFAAALRGAKRELDPKGTLSPGILIDM
- a CDS encoding PEGA domain-containing protein gives rise to the protein MRKYWSLALVAVLALSACEGPRVDKLEERVASLENDVTELKQKLEQQPAGTAGTLDQDQRLKAMETLKGLAEKMEEQTFEAREGLKPGTGSVEVLVVPREDTNESRQNFLVALKDPHADGVMVQAGVDVMLGDKSYGKTPAKGPLLIPELPAGEYELKLSAEGFNERVYPFEVREGYVKKIVTFLLAPGELHEARQGLQNLINQVSGQQQQEGSTAQ